In Zonotrichia albicollis isolate bZonAlb1 chromosome 11, bZonAlb1.hap1, whole genome shotgun sequence, a single genomic region encodes these proteins:
- the PAQR5 gene encoding membrane progestin receptor gamma, producing the protein MPSATARLLRAHQVPESYREPGILSGYRPPQSSASECLLSLFGMNNETLNIWTHLVPAGYFLWLLLSRLGSTAGPEAGTGPYLAYLGTCALYPLASSAAHALGALGGHGRHRAFCCDYAALSLYGLGSALAYSAYVFPLEWVGSTFHDFYVPVAVLNSVLSTGLSCYSRFLEAERPHLSKAFRTLAFVYPYIFDSIPVFYRLSRSCSEASLPLHSRHSLCALLTFLSFTSHLPERLAPGSFDFIGHSHQVFHVCGILGTLFQLEAVSVDMAERRGRLPLPSALGTFGSLGMGAAASLAILGLCFRSLRPEPPPREKSH; encoded by the exons ATGCCCAGCGCCACGGCCCGGCTGCTCCGTGCCCACCAGGTGCCCGAG AGTTACCGGGAGCCGGGAATCCTCTCCGGGTACCGCCCTCCCCAGAGCTCGGCCAGCGAGTGCCTGCTCAGCCTCTTCGGGATGAACAACGAGACCCTCAACATCTGGACACACCTGGTGCCCGCCGG GTatttcctgtggctgctgctgtcccgGCTGGGCAGCACCGCGGGCCCGGAGGCGGGCACGGGGCCGTACCTGGCCTACCTGGGCACGTGCGCGCTGTACCCGCTGGCCTCGAGCGCCGCGCACGCGCTGGGCGCGCTGGGCGGGCACGGGCGGCACCGAGCGTTCTGCTGCGACTACGCCGCGCTCAGCCTCTACGGACTGG GCTCGGCGCTGGCCTATTCCGCCTACGTCTTCCCTCTGGAATGGGTCGGGAGCACATTCCATGATTTCTACGTTCCTGTGGCCGTGCTCAACTCCGTGCTCAGCACTGGCCTGTCCTGCTATTCCAG GTTTCTGGAGGCGGAGCGGCCCCACCTGAGCAAAGCTTTCCGAACTTTGGCCTTCGTGTATCCCTACATTTTCGACAGCATCCCGGTTTTCTACAGG CTCTCCCGGAGCTGCTCCGAGGCCTCGCTCCCGCTGCATTCCCGGCACAGCCTCTGCGCCCTCCTCACCTTCCTGAGCTTCACCTCCCACCTGCCCGAGCGCCTGGCACCAGGGAGCTTCGACTTCATCG ggcacagccaccagGTTTTCCACGTCTGCGGGATCCTGGGAACGCTGTTCCAGCTGGAAGCCGTCTCCGTGGACATGGcggagcggcggggccgcctCCCGCTGCCCTCTGCCCTGGGAACCTTCGGATCGCTGGGAATGGGGGCGGCCGCCAGCCTGGCCATCCTCGGGCTCTGCTTCCGCAGCCTCCGCCCGGAGCCTCCTCCCCGAGAGAAATCCCACTAA